In the Lentisphaera araneosa HTCC2155 genome, GGTAGTGGCGCAATAACTTATACTTATGGAACTTATGGAGATATCTTTGGTGCCAAAAAATCTAACAAGAAAGGTAAGGGTGGATCGAAGGAGTCAGATAAAGGCCAAAATTTAGGTTTGATGGCAATAACCTCCGAGACTTCGTCGGAATGGAAAGAGCATATTTGTTATTTTACTGTAAAAGCGAAAAAGAGTAGTCTTAATACTTATATGAAAGTTCTTTTAGGTGAGTATCAAGGTGACTATGCGATGCGCAACCCACAGTTGGTCAAAGTGGATGTTGTTCCTTCGGGGGTAAAAAAACATAGAGGATCAATCGAAGTTAAATAAAAATTAAGTAATTGATTTCAAGATGCTTTTCCATAGCCTTATAGTTTATAAACTTAAATAGGAGATAAACGATTAATAATTTATGGAAAAGCTTTTTTGTGACTAGTGTCTTTCTCGCCAGTAGTTCTTGTGTGAGTGAATATCAAGCTCCCCTGCAAGAAGGGCTTATCTTGGGCTCTGAGGCGAACTCTCTTAAAGGTAAGCAACTCAAAGATATATTGTTGGTTCAGCAGGAGATTAAACAAGATTTAAAAATTGATGATATTTCTCGCGTGGCAAGCCAGTCTAAAAAAGCAGTTTTAAACTTATTTATTAGCGGTAAGGCAGAGAGGAATGTGCATTTGCTCCCCTCTTTTTTGCCAGGTCCGAAAGTTAAAGTTGCTGTTAAGGGGAAGAGTTTAGGCTCGGGTTTTTGTATTCATCCTGATGGTTACATTATATCCAATGAACATGTGGTAAGAAATGGGGAAACGATTTCTGCAGTTGATGACACAGGAAAACTCTATGAGTTAGAGATCTTGGCCGAAGAGCCTAGTAAAGATTTGGCTTTATTAAAGATTAAAAACTTAAATAAGGATTTTCCTTATCTTGAGATGTGTTCTATTAATAAAAACCTAGAGGGAGAGCTAGTTATTGCCATCGGTAATCCTTATGGTTTTGGCCATTCGGTGACAATGGGAATTGTTTCGCAGCAGCATCGCGACTTATCAAGTTTTCAAAATGA is a window encoding:
- a CDS encoding S1C family serine protease, producing MTSVFLASSSCVSEYQAPLQEGLILGSEANSLKGKQLKDILLVQQEIKQDLKIDDISRVASQSKKAVLNLFISGKAERNVHLLPSFLPGPKVKVAVKGKSLGSGFCIHPDGYIISNEHVVRNGETISAVDDTGKLYELEILAEEPSKDLALLKIKNLNKDFPYLEMCSINKNLEGELVIAIGNPYGFGHSVTMGIVSQQHRDLSSFQNENTKGVGYLQTDAAINPGSSGGPLVSVRRGWVGVNTAQIPETNSLNFAVPNSAVVEFLLKVLKEAN